From one Actinopolyspora saharensis genomic stretch:
- a CDS encoding monovalent cation/H+ antiporter complex subunit F codes for MGVVFSVTFGMLCVAGLLSLVRLLRGRGTLDRIVALDVFITLIVAATCVDMGLNRDGSNIALAAAFALLAFIGSVSAARLVERRESHR; via the coding sequence ATGGGCGTGGTGTTCTCGGTCACTTTCGGGATGCTGTGCGTGGCCGGACTGCTGAGCCTGGTGCGGCTGCTGCGCGGGCGCGGGACCCTGGACCGCATCGTGGCCCTGGACGTGTTCATAACTCTGATCGTCGCGGCCACCTGCGTCGACATGGGGTTGAACCGGGACGGTTCGAACATCGCCCTGGCCGCGGCGTTCGCGCTGCTGGCGTTCATCGGTTCCGTGAGCGCGGCTCGTCTCGTGGAGCGGAGGGAGTCGCACCGGTGA
- a CDS encoding MnhB domain-containing protein, giving the protein MTEHEDRRQSGGPSSTESWFRSDAPAERWLLSGYSRDSRERTILLELLVRVVFPTVLVFSLYLLFAGHSRSGGGFSGGLVAGQAFVLRYLAGGRLDDSSTFSMRPPVLIGVGLTIAVLMGFLPVVFGGLVLESGTFAFTVPLLGKIKLASNLLLDVGVYLLIIGVVLDLLRTLGSGVEADMAASGEERR; this is encoded by the coding sequence ATGACCGAGCACGAGGACCGGAGGCAGTCCGGCGGGCCGAGTTCCACGGAATCGTGGTTCCGCTCGGACGCCCCCGCCGAGCGGTGGCTGCTCTCCGGGTACAGCCGCGACTCCAGGGAGCGGACCATACTGCTCGAGCTGTTGGTGCGGGTGGTCTTCCCCACCGTGCTCGTCTTCTCGCTGTACCTGCTGTTCGCGGGGCACTCCCGCTCGGGGGGCGGTTTCAGCGGTGGTCTGGTCGCCGGGCAGGCCTTCGTGCTCCGCTACCTGGCCGGGGGACGGCTGGACGACAGCTCCACCTTCTCGATGCGTCCTCCCGTGCTGATCGGAGTGGGGCTGACCATAGCGGTGCTGATGGGCTTCCTGCCGGTGGTGTTCGGCGGTCTGGTGCTGGAGAGCGGCACCTTCGCCTTCACCGTCCCGCTGCTGGGCAAGATCAAGCTCGCCAGCAATCTCCTGCTGGACGTCGGCGTCTACCTGCTGATCATCGGTGTGGTGCTGGACCTGCTGCGGACCCTCGGATCCGGGGTCGAGGCAGACATGGCCGCGAGCGGAGAGGAACGTCGATGA
- a CDS encoding Na(+)/H(+) antiporter subunit C, with amino-acid sequence MSSVNLTMAIVLGGLYATGFYLLLQRSLMRVLLGIVILGHGANLLLQQAGGAPAGRPPMLGEAPVEAMSDPLPQAMALTAIVITFALTTFLLALAYRAWQLLGHDEVQDDVEDRRIRRLDSELSEEEGADNEQELDTEATR; translated from the coding sequence ATGAGCAGCGTGAACCTGACGATGGCCATCGTTCTCGGAGGGCTGTACGCCACCGGGTTCTACCTGCTGCTGCAGCGCTCCCTGATGCGCGTCCTGCTCGGGATCGTGATCCTCGGGCACGGGGCGAACCTGCTGCTCCAGCAGGCGGGAGGGGCGCCGGCCGGACGCCCCCCGATGCTGGGCGAGGCCCCCGTCGAGGCGATGTCCGATCCGCTTCCGCAGGCCATGGCCCTGACCGCGATCGTGATCACCTTCGCCCTGACCACCTTTCTGCTCGCCCTGGCGTACCGGGCCTGGCAGCTGCTCGGCCACGACGAGGTGCAGGACGACGTGGAGGACCGGCGCATCAGGAGGCTGGACAGCGAGCTGTCCGAGGAAGAGGGCGCGGACAACGAGCAGGAGCTGGATACGGAGGCAACCCGGTGA
- a CDS encoding Na+/H+ antiporter subunit E, which produces MADHARKRRSPRRRGEHVVSRKHPFGRLVRRIPLLVWLVLVWLLLWGTYDPGTAFFGVLVGVLVIASFPAPPIATDIRMRPLRLVQLLGALAWDLVASTVRVSWHAVVQGPRARAAIVAVTLITDSDHLMAMVANAVSLAPGNFVLQLDRGNRICYVYALGCHADPSARVRGEVLAWERRVVRAVGTAEQVRMVERGYRGEVD; this is translated from the coding sequence GTGGCTGACCACGCGCGGAAGCGCCGCTCCCCGCGGCGGCGCGGTGAGCACGTCGTCAGCAGGAAGCACCCGTTCGGGCGGCTGGTGCGCAGGATCCCGCTGCTGGTGTGGTTGGTGCTGGTCTGGCTGCTGCTGTGGGGGACCTACGACCCCGGCACCGCTTTCTTCGGCGTGCTGGTGGGGGTGCTGGTCATAGCTTCCTTCCCCGCACCACCGATCGCCACCGACATCAGGATGCGGCCGCTGCGCCTCGTGCAGCTGCTGGGCGCGCTCGCCTGGGACCTGGTCGCCTCCACCGTCCGCGTCTCCTGGCACGCGGTGGTTCAGGGGCCGCGTGCGCGGGCGGCCATCGTGGCGGTGACCCTGATCACCGACTCCGATCACCTGATGGCGATGGTGGCCAACGCGGTGTCGTTGGCTCCGGGGAACTTCGTGCTGCAGCTCGACCGCGGGAACAGGATCTGCTACGTCTACGCGCTCGGTTGCCACGCGGATCCTTCCGCCCGCGTTCGCGGTGAGGTGCTCGCCTGGGAGCGCAGGGTGGTTCGGGCGGTGGGCACCGCAGAACAAGTGCGCATGGTCGAGCGCGGTTATCGGGGTGAGGTCGATTGA
- the mbhE gene encoding hydrogen gas-evolving membrane-bound hydrogenase subunit E: MLALVVAHLLVSLVLPGLAGRHTRIAFGVAALPPAAALAWVLSHSGAVLSGAGPVEVVNWAGTLGLGFAFRLDSLALVMTLLVSGIGALVLLYAGWYFERGSDEARRSAPLLLAFAGVMLGLVLADDLLTLYVFWELTTICSFLLVGQSGLTRESRRSSLQALLVTALGGLVMLLGFIVLGEAGGSYRISELAANPPTGAPLSVAAGLILIGALTKSAQLPFHNWLPAAMVAPTPISTYLHAASMVKAGVFLIARLTPVLTGVAFLPAVTAVFGIATMIVAGWRALRENDLKLLLAYGTVSQLGFMTVLAGSDSYTGALAVATMLLAHGTFKATLFLATGMVDHQAGTRDIRELSGLAGRLPWVTTVSVVAAMSMAGLPPMVGFVAKETAFEAFLGGGADAAVEIGLILGSMLTVAYSARMLWGAFAVKPGVRRNEVEPTPAALWTPAAVTALGSLALGVGYPLTDALTSGYAERIAGHGEYHLGLWHGFNPPLAFSALTLLGGLVLFAFNTRLNSKRELLPVGLSAQRGYERVMGTLERVAVGVTGRIQVGSLPTYLAVILLTVLVVPGAVLLLRDTPVENLRWWDRALQLPLALVILIAAAGVTRARRRMTAVMLVGVVGYGIGGMFVLGGGPDLALTQFLVETLTLVAFVLVLRRLPARFTETESSRGVRVPKVLLSVGGGAFVGFASLIFSSARDNASEVSAQYLENAEEGTSATNVVNAIIVDFRAFDTVGEISVLAVTATGVASLVLTARSSRRRRHARSRRDIAATTPGTSSGERGSEGS; this comes from the coding sequence GTGCTCGCACTGGTGGTTGCACACCTGCTCGTGTCGCTCGTGCTGCCCGGACTGGCCGGTCGGCACACCCGGATCGCGTTCGGTGTGGCCGCGCTTCCGCCCGCGGCGGCCCTGGCGTGGGTGCTCTCCCACTCCGGCGCCGTGCTGTCCGGTGCGGGCCCGGTGGAGGTGGTGAACTGGGCGGGAACGCTCGGACTGGGGTTCGCCTTCCGCCTGGACTCCCTGGCGCTGGTCATGACCCTGCTGGTCTCGGGGATCGGCGCGCTCGTGCTGCTCTACGCGGGGTGGTACTTCGAGCGGGGGAGTGACGAGGCGAGACGCTCGGCCCCGCTGCTGCTGGCCTTCGCCGGGGTGATGCTCGGGCTGGTGCTGGCCGACGACCTGCTCACCCTCTACGTGTTCTGGGAACTGACCACGATCTGCTCGTTCCTGCTCGTCGGGCAGTCCGGTCTGACCAGGGAGTCCCGCAGGTCCTCCCTGCAGGCCCTGCTGGTGACCGCCCTGGGCGGGCTCGTGATGCTGCTCGGCTTCATCGTGCTGGGGGAGGCCGGCGGCAGCTACCGCATCTCCGAGCTGGCCGCGAACCCGCCCACGGGGGCGCCGCTGTCCGTGGCGGCCGGGCTGATCCTGATCGGGGCCCTGACGAAGTCGGCCCAGCTCCCCTTCCACAACTGGCTGCCCGCCGCGATGGTCGCGCCGACGCCGATCAGCACCTACCTGCACGCGGCCTCCATGGTCAAGGCGGGCGTCTTCCTGATCGCCAGGCTGACACCGGTGCTGACCGGGGTGGCCTTCCTGCCCGCGGTGACGGCCGTGTTCGGGATCGCCACCATGATCGTGGCCGGGTGGCGCGCCCTGCGGGAGAACGACCTGAAGCTGCTGCTGGCCTACGGCACGGTCAGCCAGCTCGGATTCATGACCGTGCTGGCCGGGTCCGACAGCTACACCGGAGCGCTGGCCGTTGCCACGATGCTGCTCGCGCACGGCACTTTCAAGGCGACCCTCTTCCTGGCCACCGGCATGGTGGACCACCAGGCGGGAACCAGGGACATCCGTGAGCTGTCCGGACTGGCGGGAAGGCTGCCGTGGGTGACGACCGTGTCCGTGGTGGCCGCGATGTCCATGGCCGGGCTGCCACCGATGGTCGGATTCGTGGCCAAGGAGACGGCCTTCGAGGCCTTCCTCGGCGGCGGCGCCGACGCGGCCGTCGAGATCGGACTGATCCTCGGGTCGATGCTGACCGTGGCCTACAGCGCGCGGATGTTGTGGGGAGCGTTCGCGGTCAAACCGGGAGTGCGGCGCAACGAGGTCGAGCCCACCCCGGCCGCGCTGTGGACACCGGCAGCCGTGACTGCGCTCGGTTCCCTGGCCCTCGGCGTCGGCTACCCGCTGACCGACGCGCTCACCTCCGGCTACGCCGAGCGGATCGCGGGGCACGGGGAATACCACCTCGGGCTGTGGCACGGCTTCAACCCACCGCTGGCCTTCTCCGCGCTCACCCTGCTCGGTGGGCTAGTCCTGTTCGCGTTCAACACGAGGCTGAACAGCAAGCGCGAGTTGCTGCCCGTGGGGCTGAGCGCGCAGCGCGGCTATGAACGGGTCATGGGCACGCTGGAACGGGTGGCCGTCGGCGTGACGGGACGCATCCAGGTCGGCTCGCTGCCCACCTACCTGGCGGTCATCCTGCTCACCGTGCTGGTCGTTCCCGGTGCGGTGCTGCTGCTCCGGGACACTCCGGTGGAGAACCTCCGCTGGTGGGACAGGGCGCTGCAGCTGCCGCTGGCGCTGGTGATCCTGATAGCGGCGGCCGGAGTGACCAGGGCGCGGAGGCGGATGACGGCGGTGATGCTGGTCGGCGTGGTCGGCTACGGCATCGGTGGCATGTTCGTCCTGGGGGGCGGACCGGACCTCGCGCTGACCCAGTTCCTGGTGGAGACGTTGACCCTGGTCGCGTTCGTGCTGGTGCTGCGCAGGCTGCCCGCCCGCTTCACCGAGACCGAGTCCTCCCGCGGAGTCCGGGTGCCGAAGGTGCTGCTGTCCGTGGGAGGCGGGGCGTTCGTCGGCTTCGCGTCGCTGATCTTCAGCTCGGCGCGGGACAACGCCTCCGAGGTCAGCGCGCAGTACCTGGAGAACGCGGAGGAGGGCACCTCGGCCACCAACGTGGTGAACGCGATCATCGTCGACTTCCGGGCCTTCGACACCGTCGGCGAGATATCCGTCCTGGCGGTCACGGCGACCGGAGTGGCCAGCCTGGTACTCACCGCGCGCTCCTCCCGCAGGAGGAGGCACGCCAGGTCCAGACGCGACATCGCCGCGACCACCCCCGGCACGAGCTCCGGCGAGCGGGGATCGGAGGGAAGTTGA
- the mnhG gene encoding monovalent cation/H(+) antiporter subunit G codes for MNWLNLISAVCLLGGAASCLFGAIGLLTFPDVAARLQAATKPQTLGLILVLIGSAVRLDVRDASGLILVGLFQALTAPVLAQLVGRAAYRAGSVREETLDADDLAKRIERERGRTL; via the coding sequence GTGAACTGGTTGAATCTGATCTCCGCGGTGTGTTTGTTGGGCGGCGCGGCGTCCTGTTTGTTCGGCGCCATAGGATTGCTCACATTTCCCGACGTGGCCGCGCGACTACAGGCAGCCACGAAACCGCAAACACTCGGGCTGATCCTCGTGCTGATCGGCAGTGCGGTCAGGTTGGACGTTCGGGACGCTTCCGGACTAATTCTCGTGGGATTGTTCCAGGCGCTGACGGCTCCGGTTCTCGCCCAGCTCGTGGGACGCGCCGCTTATCGGGCCGGCAGTGTGCGGGAGGAAACGCTGGACGCCGACGACCTGGCGAAGCGGATCGAGCGTGAGCGCGGTCGCACTTTGTGA
- a CDS encoding Na+/H+ antiporter subunit D translates to MSVLVAIPVLLPLGAAGLSMAFGRFADVQRWLGLLVLGAIVVDATVLLYIADAHAPLVLHLGGWAAPVGIALVADRLAALLLLVSVIVMFAVLLYSIGQRITDYGRGTSSTTFHPIYLVLCAGVSLAYLTGDLFNLFVAFEIMLSASYVLITRRTTANRVRAGMTYTIVSLSSSVLFLTLIGLVYSATGTVNLADLAAETEQLPPALSTALALLMVIVFGVKSAMVPLHFWLPDSYPNAPAPITAIFAALLTKVGIYAMIRTQILVFDRGPSWRLMLVLALATMLVGALGALAQNDLNRLLSFLLVSHIGFMLFGLGVYDVAGLTGVILYIVHHITVQAALFLVSGLVTRYTGTVALSRMGGLVRISPLVAVLFALPALSLAGVPPFSGFVAKLALLQSGVGVGTGWAYVAAAGAVLTSLLTLYAVARVWTRAFWGRTRPPEGDPDPTDELVVGTGDTSRAMVHATGVLVCATVLVAVLGGPLAAVSERAAQDLISGEAYRTAVLEGGGIGG, encoded by the coding sequence GTGAGTGTGCTGGTCGCGATACCGGTGCTGCTTCCGCTGGGAGCGGCCGGACTCTCGATGGCCTTCGGGCGTTTCGCGGACGTGCAGCGTTGGCTCGGTCTGCTGGTGCTCGGCGCGATCGTGGTGGACGCGACGGTGCTGCTCTACATCGCCGATGCGCACGCCCCGCTGGTGCTGCACCTCGGCGGCTGGGCCGCCCCTGTGGGCATCGCGCTCGTGGCCGACAGGCTGGCAGCGCTGCTGCTGCTGGTCAGCGTGATCGTGATGTTCGCCGTGCTGCTCTACTCGATCGGCCAGCGCATCACCGACTACGGGCGCGGGACCTCCAGCACGACCTTCCACCCGATCTACCTGGTGCTGTGCGCCGGAGTTTCGCTGGCGTACCTCACCGGGGACCTGTTCAACCTGTTCGTGGCCTTCGAGATCATGCTCTCGGCCTCCTACGTGCTGATCACGCGCAGGACCACGGCCAACCGGGTGCGGGCCGGGATGACCTACACGATCGTGAGCCTGTCCTCCTCGGTGCTGTTCCTGACGCTGATCGGGCTGGTCTACTCGGCCACCGGAACGGTCAACCTGGCCGACCTCGCCGCGGAGACCGAGCAGTTGCCCCCGGCGCTGTCGACCGCCCTCGCGCTGCTCATGGTCATCGTGTTCGGGGTCAAGTCGGCCATGGTCCCGCTGCACTTCTGGCTGCCGGACAGCTACCCCAACGCGCCCGCCCCGATCACGGCGATCTTCGCCGCGCTGCTGACCAAGGTCGGCATCTACGCGATGATCCGCACCCAGATCCTGGTCTTCGACCGCGGGCCGAGCTGGCGGCTGATGCTCGTGCTCGCCCTGGCGACGATGCTGGTCGGGGCGCTGGGAGCGCTGGCCCAGAACGACCTGAACCGGCTGCTGTCCTTCCTGCTGGTCAGCCACATCGGCTTCATGCTGTTCGGGCTCGGCGTGTACGACGTCGCCGGCCTGACGGGAGTGATCCTGTACATAGTGCACCACATCACGGTCCAGGCGGCGCTCTTCCTGGTCAGCGGTCTGGTCACGCGGTACACGGGCACCGTGGCGCTGAGCCGGATGGGCGGGCTGGTGCGGATATCGCCGCTGGTGGCGGTCCTGTTCGCCCTGCCCGCGCTCAGCCTGGCGGGCGTTCCCCCGTTCTCCGGCTTCGTCGCCAAGCTGGCGCTGCTGCAGTCCGGTGTCGGGGTCGGCACGGGCTGGGCCTACGTGGCCGCGGCGGGGGCGGTGCTGACCAGCCTGCTCACGCTCTACGCGGTGGCCCGCGTGTGGACCAGGGCCTTCTGGGGCCGGACCCGCCCGCCGGAGGGCGATCCGGATCCGACCGACGAGCTCGTCGTCGGCACGGGGGACACCTCGCGGGCGATGGTTCACGCCACGGGGGTGCTGGTGTGCGCGACGGTGCTGGTCGCCGTGCTGGGTGGCCCGCTCGCGGCGGTGAGCGAGCGGGCCGCCCAGGACCTGATCAGCGGCGAGGCCTACAGGACCGCGGTGCTGGAAGGTGGTGGGATCGGTGGCTGA